A part of Populus alba chromosome 8, ASM523922v2, whole genome shotgun sequence genomic DNA contains:
- the LOC118056861 gene encoding uncharacterized protein isoform X3, with translation MDTNDKNIEPVIDLGFSLGYSNQCTQRRLKNDSGAGANAASSVDMTFVATNALSELVWSPKKGLSLKCADGTFSDKKPSLLWGAGQSDMVSGSNADKAIGKKNFMALEESDVSEVAGRDNPTKFITSDTGPFPLLSESRHKVKIGNYEFLAATDDHEEEMKTTVGLPFLQKMGDARNNKAEDIDDPINLQVDEISRTWETKFPSLSDETKLDVAQNGPTSKEPTVRIGGVGDASHTLQTEIVAASQVCSVEECESYDTNMQKAPSVGREHFESPSCMEKERENNMETGPYICPLEKLESTAENDFKTPRSENVCDVATEIVGSQTANEVRSSSQQDDQILPKDNDCAIKQSPTHSRTRRYQMKGKAKALSDGNLNERMLDMDDDSHESVESCNSVGLFSTGKRQRNFDPHSFVGSKSIKTNIQESPGSSSFAKHDSSFMNWISNMMNGFLKSNEDEAPSLALTLANHKHGHEDRDKNLISCNRNQDQGSKTMGFHSLFQSLYCPKTKAQETVALNANTQTEGSKEHGLDNKICDSNGTPIGCRMVTDNVYKRFLQPNEKLNESTSGNGAAPPALTKLISTNIASGQEISGSNSAEKKNSCNMATDKEKDGTSSNSSPGKRKRNDDEQPSEGKATNTSGFKSDRLTSLWITRLSPKTSGPLSNRDLSHSRTGGALDGFTDFTRPKAQRQNHPSSYQDKKIVGAREEEHFTEDPVCMQNCANSTEVSFSINKVNGHHDEKSMCKMNSTLPFSRFRNSEAMASVFARRLDALKHIMPSYGTDDSSHGNLTCFFCGIKGHHVRDCPEIIDSELADILRNANSFNGAKEFPCVCIRCFQSNHWAVACPSASSRTRHQAEYGASPVHESSPCKILLNPRNEDHAKRSDGKDSQLQAADAPTVRNGKLHEASASGKMNTNMKLFERDTASSSGEKKLKENQVMPLSNFINSQISDVPKGIFDAVKRLRLSRTIILKWMNSHSPPSHLDGFFLRLRLGKWEQGLGGTGYYVACITGVQSQSSKQKFKNSIAVIVGGVKCLV, from the exons ATGGatacaaatgataaaaacataGAACCTGTAATTGATTTAGGATTTTCCCTGGGTTATTCCAATCAGTGCACTCAGAGAAGATTGAAGAATGATTCAGGTGCAGGTGCAAATGCAGCTTCAAGTGTAGACATGACATTTGTGGCCACCAATGCCCTGTCTGAACTAGTTTGGTCTCCAAAGAAAGGTTTGAGTCTTAAATGCGCTGATGGAACCTTCTCCGACAAAAAACCCTCTCTGTTATGGGGTGCAGGACAAAGTGATATGGTAAGTGGATCAAATGCTGACAAAGCTATCggcaaaaaaaatttcatggctCTGGAAGAATCTGACGTGAGTGAAGTTGCTGGAAGAGACAACCCCACAAAGTTCATTACAAGTGATACAGGCCCATTCCCGTTGTTAAGTGAATCAAGGCATAAAGTCAAAATAGGTAATTATGAATTCCTTGCAG CAACTGATGATCACGAGGAGGAAATGAAAACAACAGTTGGGCTACCTTTTCTGCAGAAAATGGGGGATGCAAGAAACAATAAAGCTGAAGATATTGATGATCCGATCAATCTTCAAGTAGATGAAATATCTAGGACCTGGGAAACCAAATTTCCAAGTTTGTCAG aCGAAACGAAACTGGATGTGGCACAGAATGGCCCAACTTCCAAGGAACCTACTGTCAGGATTGGAGGTGTTGGTGATGCAAGTCACACATTACAGACAGAAATTGTTGCGGCCTCGCAAGTTTGCTCTGTGGAAGAATGTGAATCTTATGACACTAATATGCAGAAAGCACCATCAGTAGGAAGAGAACATTTTGAATCACCTTCATGCatggaaaaagagagagagaataataTGGAGACTGGTCCCTACATCTGTCCTCTGGAAAAACTGGAGTCAACTGCAGAGAATGATTTTAAAACTCCACGTAGTGAAAATGTCTGTGATGTGGCAACTGAGATTGTAGGATCACAAACTGCCAACGAAGTCCGGAGTAGCTCTCAGCAGGATGATCAGATACTTCCTAAGGACAATGATTGTGCCATTAAACAGTCTCCCACACACAGCAGAACCCGAAGGTATCAAATGAAAGGCAAGGCTAAGGCTTTATCTGATGGAAATTTAAATGAAAGAATGCTGGACATGGATGATGACAGCCATGAAAGTGTCGAAAGTTGCAACAGTGTTGGGTTATTTTCTACTGGCAAAAGGCAACGGAACTTTGATCCACATTCGTTTGTTGGGAGCAAAAGtatcaaaacaaatattcaagaaaGTCCAGGTTCCTCTTCATTTGCTAAACATGATAGTTCATTCATGAATTGGATCTCAAACATGATGAACGGGttcttaaaatcaaatgaagatgaGGCACCTTCTCTTGCTCTTACCCTTGCAAATCATAAGCATGGACATGAGGATCGTGATAAGAATCTCATTTCATGTAACAGAAATCAAGATCAAGGGTCCAAAACTATGGGATTTCATTCGCTTTTTCAGTCATTGTATTGTCCCAAGACAAAGGCTCAAGAAACTGTCGCTTTGAATGCCAATACTCAAACGGAAGGATCTAAAGAACATGGGCTGGACAACAAGATCTGTGACTCTAATGGTACTCCAATAGGCTGTCGTATGGTGACTGACAATGTGTACAAACGGTTTCTTCAACCAAATGAGAAGTTAAATGAGTCGACATCTGGAAATGGTGCAGCTCCACCAGCCTTGACCAAACTTATATCCACCAATATTGCTTCTGGTCAGGAGATCAGCGGGAGTAACTctgcagagaaaaaaaattcatgcaacATGGCAACTGATAAGGAGAAAGATGGGACAAGCTCCAATTCCTCTCCAGGTAAACGTAAGAGGAACGATGATGAACAGCCATCTGAAGGCAAGGCCACAAATACTTCCGGGTTCAAAAGTGACCGCCTCACAAGCTTGTGGATAACTCGGCTTTCTCCAAAAACTTCTGGTCCATTGTCAAACAGGGATCTTAGCCACAGTAGAACTGGCGGAGCTCTTGATGGCTTTACCGATTTCACAAGGCCAAAGGCTCAGAGGCAGAATCATCCTTCTTCttaccaagataaaaaaattgtggGTGCTAGGGAGGAGGAGCACTTCACTGAGGACCCGGTATGCATGCAAAATTGTGCCAACAGTACTGAAGTTTCATTTAGCATAAATAAAGTAAATGGACACCATGATGAGAAGTCCATGTGTAAAATGAACTCTACCTTGCCTTTTTCAAGATTCAGAAATTCAGAGGCGATGGCTTCTGTCTTTGCAAGGAGATTGGATGCCCTCAAGCACATCATGCCATCATACGGGACAGATGATTCTTCTCATGGAAACCTGACATGTTTCTTTTGTGGCATTAAAGGTCACCATGTGCGAGATTGTCCAGAGATAATAGATAGTGAGCTTGCAGATATTCTAAGAAATGCTAATTCATTTAACGGAGCAAAAGAATTTCCGTGTGTGTGCATAAGATGTTTCCAGTCAAATCACTGGGCTGTTGCATGTCCTAGTGCCTCTTCAAGAACAAGACATCAAGCAGAATATGGCGCTTCTCCGGTCCATGAATCCAGCCCTTGTAAAATTCTGCTCAATCCAAGAAATGAAGACCATGCAAAGCGGTCAGATGGCAAGGATAGTCAATTGCAAGCTGCTGATGCACCCACAGTTCGCAATGGGAAATTGCATGAAGCTTCTGCCTCTGGGAAAATGAATACGAATATGAAACTGTTTGAGAGAGACACTGCTTCAAGTTCTGGGGAAAAGAAGTTGAAAGAAAACCAGGTCATGCCTTTGAGCAATTTTATCAATAGCCAGATATCGGATGTACCAAAGGGAATTTTTGATGCAGTAAAAAGGCTTCGTTTATCTCGAACAATTATTCTCAA